The following are encoded together in the Anopheles nili chromosome 3, idAnoNiliSN_F5_01, whole genome shotgun sequence genome:
- the LOC128725003 gene encoding MAPK/MAK/MRK overlapping kinase-like: protein MSKLTVKGYNIIEKIGTGAFSEVFFVRCRRTGKCYAAKHLIDECSNLEDDVAFSEIQLMKSVPSHPHLNNIVDYVHENNRLTLILSLMDMSLFQYMQTRARPFSEKRVRKMLFQIVQGLEYLHQNGIFHRDIKPENILVKIIGGGTTDKREILQLADFGSVARIMDDPPRTMYIATRWYRAPECMLTMGYYGPKMDIWAVGCCFYEMVTHKPLFKGENEVQMLDEIHKILGSPSKDKLYRFKNLNPKNLGYQKRSPVDFRVHLPLMNAYGIDLIKKTLAYYPDQRICAKKLLSHVYFEDLIKHKKVSKFSLSHQNLNMITNETSSTAEISSLSWSARKLYKVSQASSVASSNITNNTFHFLSNEEQYRKNRKLERFWNMNPKCTEKCKPAHCTRPSS, encoded by the exons ATGAGTAAACTGACCGTCAAAG GTTATAACATTATCGAAAAAATAGGTACCGGTGCGTTCTCAGAAGTTTTTTTCGTACGATGTCGTAGAACGGGGAAATGCTACGCGGCTAAACATCTCATCGATGAGTGCTCTAATTTGGAAGACGATGTGGCCTTTTCGGAAATTCAACTCATGAAATCTGTTCCCAGTCATCCACATTTGAACAACATAGTTGACTACGTGCA tGAAAATAATCGTTTGACCCTTATTTTGAGCCTGATGGATATGAGCTTGTTCCAATACATGCAGACCAGAGCGCGTCCGTTTTCAGAGAAACGCGTGCGCAAAATGTTGTTTCAGATCGTCCAAGGATTGGAGTATCTTCACCAAAACGGAATATTCCATCGTGACATTAAACCGGAAAATATTTTGGTGAAAATCATTGGAGGTGGAACAACGGACAAG AGGGAAATTTTACAACTGGCGGATTTTGGAAGTGTTGCTAGGATCATGGATGACCCACCACGTACTATGTATATAGCAACTCGATGGTATCGAGCTCCAGAATGTATGCTCACGATGGGATACTACGGCCCTAAAATGGACATATGGGCCGTAGGATGCTGTTTCTACGAAATGGTCACTCACAAACCTCTCTTCAAAGGCGAGAATGAAGTGCAAATGTTGGACGAAATCCACAAAATACTGGGATCTCCGTCAAAAGACAAGCTCTATCGGTTTAAGAACTTAAATCCCAAGAATTTGGGATATCAAAAACGAAGTCCTGTGGATTTTCGAGTGCATCTTCCTCTGATGAACGCATACGGGATCGATTTGATAAAGAAAACACTAGCCTACTATCCAGACCAGCGAATCTGCGCAAAGAAACTGTTAAGCCACGTATATTTTGAAGATCTTAT aaaacataaaaaagtatCCAAATTTTCGCTTAGTCATCAAAACCTGAACATGATAACGAATGAGACGAGCTCAACTGCGGAAATATCGTCGTTATCGTGGAGTGCAAGGAAACTTTATAAG GTTTCACAGGCATCTAGTGTGGCAAGCAGCAACATTACGAACAACACGTTTCACTTCCTCTCCAACGAAGAGCAATATAGAAAGAATCGAAAATTAGAACGTTTTTGGAACATGAATCCCAAGTGTACAGAAAAATGCAAGCCAGCCCATTGCACGCGTCCATCCTCATAA